The genomic stretch ttcttttaatcctAAAAATATTCATGAATATCTACTTGACAAGACTGTTGGTTTACTGCTTTTGAATtatcatatttttttcctaagatcATACTTCCCACGTGCCACTGATGTGTACTTCAGTAACAACATACCCGAAAATACTTTCCAAGCTAATCCTTTACAAAAACTTATCACCCAAGAATTTGTGTTGACCTAGATGGCATATACgtaaaacatgaaaaagttaacaataaaatatttcttacacAACACAAAATGatacagaaataatgttttagtTGTCTTCATCACAAAATTTTTCACCATGTGCACATACATCAGGTTACAGttaatttactgtattttcttttccaggagcAAATGTATGGCTGATCAGCCATCTCACCCAGCAGGAACACCAGCAATTCAGCAGCACACTTCCAACTCACATCAATAAGTTTCAGTATCTTTAATGGGATTATTGATGCAGTAATTTCTGCAAACAAGTTTCCTGCACTTGGCCATTTTGTAGCAGTTCAACATGAATCCAATGATGTTGATTGCTGCAATCAACAAATACACTGCTCATACGGGCTAATAATTCTTTCGGTTATAAATAACAGTTATCCTCTATTAGGACCCTAAATAGAGATTAcaaactccttttttttccttcacaaacCAAACACAGCTTTTTAGGAAGAGATGTCACAGTTAACTACAGCCAGTGGATCAAAGTCCTCCGATTTGATTTTGTGcagtatcagaaaaaaaagggtgCTTTAAGCTTACAAAACACAAACTTACCTTCCCACAAGCTCTGCAATGATGCCTTCTTTTGGTGAATGTAAATCTGGCCTCACATTTCATACAGTTCGGTGCTTGAGAATCTGGAACCCAAACTGGAGCCACCTCACCCAAAGTTGTAAAAGGCTTTCTGGCTGGAGCTCCAAACTGACCAGCTCTGAGATCATTATCAGGACTATCTGGGGCTACAGCAAGGCACGGACTACTAGAGACTCCAGATTCATACTCTTCCAAATGTTCCCCATTAGCATCAGTAACAGAGGCATTTGAAGATGTTTCACCAGGAAACACATTTGTTGTATCACCTAATTGTGTCTTACcaaagacatttttgtttttactatTACCTCCACAATTTGGGGGAACAAGATCATTTTGTAAGTGGTCCGACAGTGGCTTCGGAATCTGCAGTTTAAGATTTGTAGGTTGTTTAGGTCTTGCACCACCAAAAGGAACACTGATAGATTGCAAATTAGTCACTGGTTTAGGTGAAGTTTGCCCTTGCATGGATGAAACCTGACTACAAAGAttatgcaaataatttttcttaatgtggtcaccagtgctgtttaaaatAAGACCGCTCCCTTCTGTGGTCTCATTTCCTCTCTGTTCATAAACATTAGTGTAACATTCTGACTTGCTCTCCTCtatctccttttcctctgttaCAGAGTCCTCCTTGGAAGGTAAAGTCTTTGGAACATGAGCAACAACTGGGTTCTGCATTCCATAGGAATCACAACCATTAGACAGAGAGCTTTCTGCTGATGTAGCCATCACATCAGAGAGACTGGACCCTTCAAGCTCATGTATACCAGTCCCTTTTAAGTCTATGCCTGCCTCCATCATCCCATCTCCACCTTCTTTACTACATGCCTCATCAGGCTGTTTTGTCTGCAAGACTTTTTCATTCTCTCCCAGAGTTTGCTTATTATTCATCTCATTCAACTTTGTCAGTTCCCAATTAGTCATCTCCTGAGATTCAGGGTAACATTCTGCCATGCTGAGCAATTCTGTTGTGCCAAGGTTTTTACCACATTCAATGACTTCGCTTTCAGTGGCACTAACATCCTCAGGGGCAAAATGCTCTGCAACACATTCCTTGTAACTGCCACTTCCAGCCATGTTAGTTTGACAAGTTTCCGTAAGCCCAGACAGCCTAGACTGTAACTGTTGGGTTGTTTCCTGTTCCACAATTAAGCTTCCATTACTTGAACCAGAAGTAGAGTTTTTAGCTTCTAGATCCATTCTCTGAGGAATGGCTTTACTAGTAAAGTTTTCAACTGATGATACACAATTTTCTTGCATTCTAGCAGTATCATCAACTGGTCTCTGTAAGAGAGTCACTGCATTAATCCCTGCAGTTGTagcttctgaaaacagagaatCTTTATTCATATTAAAATCATCCTTTAAATGAGAGGAGGGGGATGCAACAGTCAGGCTTTCAGATGAAGCATTAAGCAAATGACTTATAGagtcatcttcagtgcacagcctATTTACTTGCTTTTCTGTATCTGTATCTTTTTCCGTGGATCCGTTTACAGTAACACTAAACTGATCAGTCTGTCGGTTTTCATTATCCAGTGTAAAGCTAATAGTGTCCATTAGGGATGGACTGTTGTAAGTTTTACAATCCACCGCACCACCACTTTGTAGTGTTCTTCTGTCACAGTTATGCATTACTGCCACCACTAGtacatttttctcctctggcaAGCAAGCTATATTCCcacatttcttttctcctgtttccacAGTGTTACACTGATCGTCCCGATTACTATTTCTTTTAAGCAACTGATCATCTCCTGCAGCCTGATCATCAATCCACATGACTGGGGTCTCTGGGCTTATGCTAAAATCCTTCCCATTAGCACAGTGATCCCCTCCTCCTGTTGGTGTAGTCACTGAATGAGACAAGGAGAAAGACTTTAATCTCTGCTGACATTCATTAGGAGTTGTAGCTTCATTTACATTGGCCACGGTTGGGTTAAATGACAGACGACGAGAAGGCGGATCTAGAATCTGATTCCACTTGGCACCCAAAAGCGTAGGTGAAACAGCGGCATCTGGAAAAGTGTTTAAATAAGAGATCTTACTGCCCTATTAAAACCACAAGCTCTATTAACTCTTGTTGCATTAGAATACCCCAAATATAAATGTAGAGATGTTGAAATATGGGCCCAAGATAACTAACACCCTTGATCAACCATTACTAGTGTAACTGCATAATGCTTCTTGAACTCAAGAAGTTTAGAGCTACAATTAATATCAGATTGAATTTGTACAAGCACCTTTAATCTATTGATTAATATACTTTAGACAGCTAGAAATGCCTAGAAAGATTCCCACTCCCATAAAATGTTCAATTTCCTTGACAGCACAGAAGGAGCAATTAGACTAAGCAAAAAATCTAATACTTCAGATATGATGACTTGCATTATATGATTTATGTGACctaataaaacatttctatGCATGAGCCTCCCAAAACTGCAAAAGAAGCTTAAAATAAGTTTTGCCTgatctgtttaaaataaatgattaAAATTATTGCCATTGAGATCAAGCTTCataaaacctttattttaaaaatgtatggaAGGTTTGTTATTAAAAGATGTAAACAAGATGAATGGAACCAGAAGAGAACACTACTAATAAATGCTGAAGATACACCATGCAAAAttaactgatatttttttccagttctgagATTAATCTGCaagtcaaaacaaaaaagggtaTCACAGATCTCTCCCTCTTCAGTGGTGTTGTCTGTAGAAAACATCTGAAGTGCATCAACAATCTTGTTTAAATGACTCACCTTCATTTTGCTCAAACTCATCTAAAACCTTGTCGAGGTTATATGCCTCTGCTTGGAAATAGTTCTCCATTTGTCAGGGAAAGACCACCAGATTCGTGTCTGAACCTGTCAGAGAACAAATTACAATCAGATATTTAGCCTTCAGTCAGCAGCGTTCCACTACATATTGCCTGatttaaggggaaaagaagTCCACTACATATTGCCTTGatttaagggaaaaagaagtcCTTTGTAATTCAAATTTCAAATACATTACATGCACAAATCAGAAGTATTTTCCAGGAATAAAAATGATCTGTGTGCTTAAACTCATTTAATTCAGATTAATAACCTTATCGAACTTGCTTTAGATTTTATTACCTCCACTCTCCCACAGTGATGTATCTAATCATAAGGATCACCATAATGGCAAGAGCAAAACTGCTCCAACCGTGTTCAGAAAATAAGAGTCTAGAGAACCAGAAGGCTAACTAACAATTTGAAGATCCAGCTTTCAGTTCCATGGTACCACCAGTTAGCTCATGTGGCTTTGAACAAGTAGTTTAAACTCTCCATGCTTCTGACTTTTCATGTATATTAGGCTAGCAGTACTGTGTGTCACTCCTCATCTCCCAGAGCTTCTTCACAGATTCATGTTTGTAGAAGTTGTTAAAGAACTCAGTGGGTGTTACTTGAATTGTGCTAGCTCTTAAAATGCCTCTTTTAATAATCTTTGTTTACCTGAAAGGCAGGCACTGGAAACCTAGCGAAATGCACAGAAGTAAATAGTCTCATCAAAAGATAATACTCTCAGACTAGAAAGGAAGATGACAagggagaaatgaaaacaaaacaaaacacaaccttACGTCGCTAAATAACTTTCTACAACTTTGcataataaataacatttttgccCTAACAGTAGGAATATGCTCTTCTTGCTACCAGAGGCTTGTAGCAACATGACACCCtgattcattttcttaaaaacattcAGTACCAGCGGAGACATTTTCACTGAGAAATGTGTGCCATAACCTATATACCATAAAGGGAGACCTTGATTTGATCTTCTCTGAACATCATCCAAAACAACCTTATTCTCTTCGGAGCTGGCTTTCAGTGTTGTGCAGTAAGAagatggaggaggaaagggtGAGAACTTTGTTTTGCAGTAAGAAACAGTGTTAGACCTGACAGCTAGACTCCAGTCCAATTAAAAACGTGCTCTTTAGCACTAGAGATACAACAGACACAAGAAACACGTCAGAGAAATTTTCAATTAAAACTATACCATTACCCCCATAGTATCTGCATTTGAGGAAAACATCAACCAGTTATTTCAATTACTACAACATTATCTACAGTTTTGCATTTATTGTGAGCAACAGCTATATGCTATTGGTACAAAAAGATTATGCATTACAATATCACAATATGCAGAGTTCAAGCTTTTAAGGCTGACCGAAAAATTTGACacagtgtttttaaaacataatcATATTACAACATAAATACATTGTTGTTTAATATAATCAGATTAAATGATGTTTTAAAGACGTATACAAAAGGCAACTCTAAAGAGATTAGTATAATGGCAACACAAAAATTGCAATAAGCATCACCCAAATAAAGAccattttgtaaagaaattcAGATATAAACTAGACTCTTATCTTACAAACTCCCAGATTTGTGCCTGATCTAGGATTTTAGATTAGTTCAAGGTCCTgtacctgggtcagggcaatcccaagcacaaatgcAGGCTGGGCGGAGGGTGGACTGAGAGCAGACCCAAGgaggacttaggggtgttgatcgatgagaagctcaacatgacccagcagtgtgtgctcatgGCCCAGAAaccaagtgtcctgggttgcatcaaaaggagtgtgaccagcacaCTGAGaaagctgatcctgcccctctgctctgctctcacgagaccccacctggagtactgcatccagctctcaGGCCTGCAACaaaagagggacatggacctgcttgagtgacTGCAGAGGTGGCCATGATGATGATCAAAGGGctggcacctctcctgtgaagataGGCTGTGAGAGCTAgtcttgctcagcctggagaagagaagactgtgagggtgctgaggcgctggcacaggttgcccagagaagctgtggctgccccatccctggcagtgttcaaggccaggttggacagggcttggagcacccttgtctagtggaaggcatccctgcccgtggcagggggttggaaacagctgagctttaaggtcccttccaatccaaaccattctatggttctatgattaaCTCTTCCTGCAAGGAAAACATGACTGGCCGTATAATTTACTGTACATGGCTGCACAGATTATAAAAAGCAATGGAAACAACAGCCACCTTGATCAAAGGTTGCACTGCAGAAATCTAAAGGAGCTCAACACTTTCTGTTCTCTATCAAAAGCCAGGTTCTGACCTCTAACTGTGCCAGAGCATACTCTTAGATTCTTCAGATACAGACTGTACGGTCTTCCTGTGTTATTCAATCTGCTCACCAAGTCATTGTATTAAAACTCTTTCATACCATTTTAACTGAAACAATTAATATACACATTTCaattaaaccaaaatattttataaagcagATGCTTCTCTTCAGACCTACAAATACTACATTCATTCCAACTACTTTCAAACTGTCACAGTTTTGAGGTCCTCTTGCACCTTTCCACCTCATTTCAACTCATTTCAATGAGCTCAGTAAATGTTAAAACTTGCAAAGttaatcagaatcatagaatgtttagggttacaaaggaccttaagatcatctcgttccaacccccctgccatgggcagggatgcctcccactaaaccatgttgcctgtcccagtgacttttttttctacTCAGAGTTCTAAACATCAATCAAAATTAACCCACTGTACTAAGACTGTTCTGTACAAAACACCATATAATTTCACATCCATTtataatgtatttaatttaaatgatgATGATAACATTCCAGTCTAGCCATAACTGATGAAGATCTGAAAAATCATTCTTAGGCAAAGTCCTGCTACTAAGATCAATGATGCAAAGAGTATTTGTCAGTGAAGCACAGAAAGACTGAGAAGTGTCATAGAGGCTTTTTGTGTTCCAGAGTTAAACTGTGATGCTGGCTGAAGCCACCGCTGTCAGATTTCAAGGCACTTTCACAGCGAAAAAGAACATCCAGTCAAGGCATTCTCTAGGACACAAACCCTGCAGCACGAGTGACCCCCAAAAATAGGCTACAAACAttgatttggtttttgtttgcttatttcaGAGAAGATAATGATTACTGACAAGCAAGCTGATGGGGAACGAACGCTCTGCTGATTATATAGTTGCTGAAAACAGAGGTTTAAGTAACTCTTGGAACAACTGCATATTGATTCTGTGTAACTTTCAAATGTTTATCAAAATTAGGACCTGACCATTCAGACAATTTCAAAACCTGACTGAAAGCCTGATAAAATGACTTCAGAGCAAACTGAACATTTCCTAAATTTAGTCCTCTATTAGCTGTTTTTTCATTGTCATACAAATCAGGAACAGGATATGCCTAACCAAAGAAAGCAGTTTTAGGAGGTCAGAATAGTCGTTTTTATTGACCTTAGTCAGGATTGGCTTTAAAGTTTTATATTAAGtgtgattttaaaacattagGAAAATATGCATATTCAGACTTAGGAGACCATTCAATTAACAATAAGAAGGGCATATAAAGAAGATTTAGACTTTTGTTCCCACTCCCTTACAATCTCAATGTGCTTAATACTACATTacattgttattttattaacatCTGTATTATCTAATATCTATATTTGTGAGTTTAAATGTGATCCAATATaacagaaggatttttttctatgtctttttaaaaatctgaatcaGATAGAACTATGTGCAAACAAAAGATATATAACCATATGAATTCTGAAACTCAAATACTGGTGCACAAACAATGAGCCAAAACCAAGACTGATGTATGCTCATAGttcaaactgaagaaagaaaagacctTTCATATCATGATTGTTATTTCACTTACTGATGTACCAGGATACATGAAgaatcttttcattttaaactcaGAGCCACTAAGATGACAGCCTCTCTAAATAAGATCTCATTGTCTGTGCAAGCAGGCATTTCTCAGAAAAGGTCAGCTGCAAATCTTCAGGTCTAATATCtaaaattactattattattatatactAGAACACAACAACCcacacacagcttttccagAAGTTTCTGTCCAAGGGCAAAACACATCATCAATGCAACAGAAGTCCTTATGACctcttcctgaaagaaaaggaggacaAGTAGTTGTGTTCCTAACAGATACCTGGAATGCTTCGTGACCAATACATTGTCAGCAACTCATATTTTAGCCAGTTGAAGATCTAATACTTAACTCTGCACAGCCAGCAACTCTAGCTcaaaccagaaaacacaaagTGCTCTAACGCAACATGCTGTAGTAATCCAGGAGCTGTTTTCCCTATGGTTCAGTATTGCTTTctcatatttttataaaatatccaacataaattaaaacaaacaagcaaacaaaactccCAAACATATTCCTTTACACATCTTGGGAAACCTTGACTGTAACTCACAGGTACCACTAAAAAGTTTGGAACAGTTTTGGAATTATCCTCGTCCCAAACTTCAAGTATAAAgcttgaaaatatgtttttaaaggatCCTTGACAGTCGTGAAACTCTTCAGCATTGCCTAACTATTCCAAGCTGTGGCATGGAGGAGAGAAGCTGACAAGTAAATATGCAACTTACActctgaaaaaagggaaaatgaaatcaTGAGCAAATCAGGAAGAAAGAGGCAAGATTTAGAGTAGACATTAGAAAGAAGTTCAAGTGAGAGCATTGAGgtgttggcacagggtgcccagagaagctgtggctgtcccattcctggcagtgttcaaggtcaggttggacacaggggcttagagcaagctgctctagtggaaggtgtcccttctcATGGCAGtgagttggaactgggtgagctttaagaccccttccaacccaaaccagtctgagattctaCGAAATATCAATGGCAATTTTAGCTGTATACTGCCAAAAAGGAGACACTTCCTAAATTAGAATATATTGGGATGAACAATATGAATTAGAAGATATTGTGCCagtgcaagaaaaacaaaacacaaaccactaaTGAGTTAAAAGCATAAGATGGCTTTTCAAAAAATACAGTCCTCTGAGCAGATTTGGCAGAAAAGACTAATTATaggcaaaaacaaacaaataaccccccccccaaaaaaaaaaccaaaaatactcCACTAGCAATACTTACACTagcaatttattattttttttaattgtgtcaaaaaaaaaaaattcaatggCTGCTATACAGTGGTACAGTAAGGCCACAACCCAAGATCACTTGTTCCCCATGGCAAAAAGCTAATGAAAACACACAGCCTATCAATCAGAAACTCTATGTTTTACTTGTCAATTTCTTCATTCCAACAGCACGGACTCATCATCATAGAAGATGATGATGACAACTTTGAACAAATTATGTTTTATCAAGCTTACATACTCTACTCTCTTCTAATGTCTAAACATAAATGTGCATTTACCTGAACATCTGTGTCTCATGTATCTAGAGCTACCATCCATGCCATTGTAGCATTTAAGAGGGAAAGCCAGGGCCatctgtattgtgcatcacttgtgtttattgtttattctttcctttcactttttagttttatattttctccccttgttatttcccttatcattattagtattggtggcagcagcagcggtttgtgttataccttggttacttgcctgttcttatctcaacccatgggagttacattctttcaattctcatccccatccctcggggaggggggggaagaagaggaggggagtgagtgagcagctgcgtggtcctgagttaccggctgggcttaaaccacaacagataGAAGACAAACTTCAACTGATTAGTGAGGAGGGAAGAAGACAGAAGTAAAGGACAGAAAAACCTTCCTCAAAATCAGACAGTATTCTGAACAGGCTTAACCTTGGAGACTGCCTCTCAAGACAGCTCAGATATCCCACATGCCTCTTCTTGGGAAACAAACTGTACAGAGAGCTAGGCCTTGTGTTCcacctgcaaagcagcaaggcaCGTCATTTGCTTTGGTCCCTACAATACAGGATTATGTAACTTATGATTGTGAATGCTGCAAAGCCTAAATTACCCTCAAGATTTTTTCACCACTGGAACTGACAGCCTTAAGTCTTCCAAATTTTCGTGACTCTAATAGTAGATGACCAGCACACAATCACATTAAAAtgctataataaaaaaaatgcaccaAAAGGAATACTAACATACATACTCTCTGATTTTTAGGCCTTTGCTACAAGGCTAATAATTGTAAAGAACCTGAATAAGGACTTTCTGTTATGCTATCATGTCAACATGAAACTGCAAATATACACATTTCAGTAAACTcttattaaacaaaatattcaaGTAGTTTATTATAGTCTTCaccaaaaatatatttgaaggaCTCCTAAGATGAATATCACAAGGGGCATGAAAAACCAAACACTGCTCATTCATCCTGAAAAAACTCAAGATGTccagaaaatgacattttcccATAGCATGACAGCAGGGAATTATGTATCCACTGTACAATTTAATTTATTAGATCTAGTGCTCCTGAGAACTTCCTTTAACCCCAAGAAACAACCCTGGAGTCACATATTGTGGCAGCTCCCTTTAGTTATCTTTGTATCATCTGCTCCTGGGAGGAAGAACTCAAGCACCTTCGCTGTAACGAACAGCTTGTTCAGAGAGTTCAGCAATAGCTGAATAGTATTTTTAACTGATGAGATCTGCCTACAGCACAGACTGAGAAAGAAAGACTTTGCCcacttctccccctcccccaaacaAAATAAGCCACATCTTTGCTGTAAAACAAGGCAATCACTCTCaataaaagccaaaacaacAGAATGCTAAAAATACTCCGTCATCTTCTATATAAGATATATCCATATAGAGAggtgtatgtatataaatatatatccataagcatacacaaacacatgcaTTGCAAGTACATACCCCTGAATCATTGCATTCTAAAGCAGAACTTGCCTCTTACCTTTTCCTCTTATACATGTGTTAAGAAACGAATGACCCTGTGCCTACTCATGATGACTGCAGCACAACCAGCCAGTTCTGCTGAATCAGTGTGTTCTACTTGATcctggaaacaaaacacaaacatgtattttatgATCGGTAATTCTGCCACAGCCCATGTTTTTTCAGCACATGACTGCAGCTAGCACAGGCACATTTGGCAAATGCTGCAAGCCTTCAAATGACTTGGATTACATTTGCAGCTTTAAATTCAGGGATCTGTGCACTATGCCACTACTGCACTCCAGTATGCTGGTGAAAAAAGCTGCTTATAAAAACCACATTGCTACCTACCTACTATTATTCTTCATTTAACTGTAAACCCAGAGTGACGCAGCAACTCCAACACTCCTTATACTCCTGATGACCTTGACTGTAAGGCTTCATTTATAAAACTCCCCTCTGAAGTTAATTATATTACACTACAATAGGCCTTCCAAAAATAAAGAGCTAGTAGCTTTGATACTCATCAAAAATTCACAGCCCTGTGCATTCTGTAAACTGTATTCATCAGCTTCCCACTGCTTTTCTAACAGCTAAACAACTGGTTTTGTCTTCAAATTATTCCCCCTACAATTTTAGGCTCCCTTCATTTCCTAAAGGCTTCTTCTCTCCAAAACCACAATGGCATCAACCTTCAATAGCAGAGACAGCCAAAGCCAAAAATAAGACAGAGGAAACCGTCTTGTTATTCTAACAACAGCATTTCTATAGGTCAAGTGCTCATTTTCACAGGCTGCATCCTAACAGCCAACATAGCTCAAAAATCCAACGCAGGTAAGAAACGAGACTAGTATATGACAAACAGTACGAGAAGAATAAATAGCAAGGTAAGTTAAATTCATGTTTTAAGGTGTTCTGGTGCTGCTATCTGACCTGATGTAGGTAGTTGAAATATTTATTGGTGCTCTGATGAAGCAGCAGCAtatgttagaaaataaaataaaactccaGCAAAATGAACAgagctaaaaaaaccccaacagttcCCCATGCATGAAGGCAATATTCAGTGTTATACCACAATTTTCCCAGGGCTgtttattattcttttcagaaataagcTACAGTAATAATACCAGGAAACTAATGAACTGCACAGTAGCACTCCTAGTAGTACTGTTTCCAAGCTCAGAATAAAATCCCACAGCTTTGTGTGCCAACAGAACTGCTCCTGTGTGCAAGTAAAATTTTTGATGCCAGGTATATTTCTACCCTGATAAACTAAAATGGGGTTTGGCTATTTGGTTaatagtagaaattattatattaagCAAGTTCTTCAGATAAGCTTCATATTCATGCAAAAATGGAGGTGAGGGAAATTTAGTTCCTCTGAAAGGCCACAGAATGATAAGCTCTTCCAAAGGGCTGTGAAGTACATGTGGCAGCAGGACAAGGTTGTCTGTACCACCACCAGGTCCCCTTCTGccctggaggaggaagaaaacgGTTCCGTTTTCATGACCCCCTTGAAGAGATGGATCAATTAATGACAATTCTATCTGTGATTTATACAACTGCAGCACAAACACCAAACACATTACACAGGAACCAGTTGGTCATACATTAACTATGAAGTCCAGTCTTTACCAGTAAGAAATGGATCAGTCCTAGCAACCCACATCTGAAGTGTGCTGTGGTGTAACCAGTGCCCTAAGACAGCGAGCCTTCCAGGGCAACAGTACAGCTTTATTATTCATTGGGTTTATTCTGATCCACTTTCCTTGTTCCATTATTCCAAGGTAATAACTTTTTCATCCATAACTATGCAAGACAGAAGAACACAGATCCAATCAATCCCTACCAGCCTCCAAAGAATGCTTTGAAGAGATATTACCTGGAGGTCCTTGAGCGTTTTGTTTACAATTCAACATTTGCACTCAGCAGCCATTTCCCCTTACTAAGGTCTATGCAGAAATCAAAGCATGCTTACAGATATGAACGtaatatatttaaacaaaaagcaatttcaaagAAGTAAATTATAAGGTTTggatttcctgaaaaaaaaaaaaatcaatgagtTGGTAACagagacaattttttttccaaaaagaagGTATTGTAAGAGagctatattaaaataaaaaagacaaaattaataaCTACAAAAAAAGAGTCAGGAATATCCACAACAATGTCTAACCTAATGAGGATTAGGTTTTTCACAAACCATACGTGttgctaaaaatacatttccaccTAAAAATTATGAGCCTACTGAGACCTAAGATCATTGCAAATGAAGGAGGCCCAGCGCCTGCTGTTCCAGTTTGCTTACTTTAAGCAATTCACAGTTTGTTATCTCTTCTGCTGATGGTTGGCTGAATTCTTCTGTCTCCTGCCCTACAGTGGTATCACTCAGGTGCTGCTTTGGTTATACCCTACATGGATGATTTCCCTCAGGAGCTCCAAGAGGGCAACtgccaaatacagcaaaagcaaaacaggaatTGAAGAGAAATATGACAAGCAGAGACATGCCCAGAATAAAGACAGGataaagaacagcagaaaagatctctaaaaatataaaattagaaatatcttccacaaaaa from Lathamus discolor isolate bLatDis1 chromosome 3, bLatDis1.hap1, whole genome shotgun sequence encodes the following:
- the ZFYVE9 gene encoding zinc finger FYVE domain-containing protein 9; the encoded protein is MENYFQAEAYNLDKVLDEFEQNEDAAVSPTLLGAKWNQILDPPSRRLSFNPTVANVNEATTPNECQQRLKSFSLSHSVTTPTGGGDHCANGKDFSISPETPVMWIDDQAAGDDQLLKRNSNRDDQCNTVETGEKKCGNIACLPEEKNVLVVAVMHNCDRRTLQSGGAVDCKTYNSPSLMDTISFTLDNENRQTDQFSVTVNGSTEKDTDTEKQVNRLCTEDDSISHLLNASSESLTVASPSSHLKDDFNMNKDSLFSEATTAGINAVTLLQRPVDDTARMQENCVSSVENFTSKAIPQRMDLEAKNSTSGSSNGSLIVEQETTQQLQSRLSGLTETCQTNMAGSGSYKECVAEHFAPEDVSATESEVIECGKNLGTTELLSMAECYPESQEMTNWELTKLNEMNNKQTLGENEKVLQTKQPDEACSKEGGDGMMEAGIDLKGTGIHELEGSSLSDVMATSAESSLSNGCDSYGMQNPVVAHVPKTLPSKEDSVTEEKEIEESKSECYTNVYEQRGNETTEGSGLILNSTGDHIKKNYLHNLCSQVSSMQGQTSPKPVTNLQSISVPFGGARPKQPTNLKLQIPKPLSDHLQNDLVPPNCGGNSKNKNVFGKTQLGDTTNVFPGETSSNASVTDANGEHLEEYESGVSSSPCLAVAPDSPDNDLRAGQFGAPARKPFTTLGEVAPVWVPDSQAPNCMKCEARFTFTKRRHHCRACGKVFCAACCSLKCKLLYMDRKEARVCVICHSVLMNAQAWENMMSASSQSPNPNNPAEYCSTIPPLQQAQASGALSSPPPTVMVPVGVLKHPGAEVAQPREQRRVWFADGILPNGEVADAAKLTVAGTTSTGTLAVSHDPSKPVNNNTSAAETDNASVFSGNITQVGSPVGSAMNLIPEDGLPPILISTGVKGDYAVEERPSQISVMQQLEDGGPDPLVFVLNANLLSMVKIVNYVNRKCWCFTTKGMHAVGQSEIVILLQCLPDEKCLPKDIFNHFVQLYRDALAGNIVGNLGHSFFSQSFLGSKEHGGFLYVAATYQSLQDLVLPTPPYLFGILIQKWETPWAKVFPIRLMLRLGAEYRLYPCPLFSVRFRKPLFGETGHTIMNLLADFRNYQYTLPVVQGLVVDMEVRKTSIKIPSNRYNEMMKAMNKSNEHVLAGGACFNEKADSHLVCVQNDDGNYQTQAISIHNQPRKVTGASFFVFSGALKSSSGYLAKSSIVEDGVMVQITAENMDSLRQALREMKDFTITCGKVDAEDPQEHVHIQWVEDDKNFSKGVVSPIDGKSMESITSVKIFHGSEYKANGKVIRWTEVFFLENDEQHNGLSDPADHSRLTENVAKAFCLALCPHLKLLKEDGMTKLGLRVTLDSDQVGYQAGSNGQPLPSQYMNDLDSALVPVIHGGACQLSEGPVIMELIFYILENIS